A genomic window from Punica granatum isolate Tunisia-2019 chromosome 2, ASM765513v2, whole genome shotgun sequence includes:
- the LOC116194886 gene encoding probable arabinosyltransferase ARAD1, with protein MSDGITSGAGNDASEKEFSRFLVFRLLMGERSPSSLGIISQRSLFCLFMVASVMFILSWFFVLRSAGRPQFIDHSLLPSNKLFAALDDGDSGRYDLDPAVENGTVPVDDNVEEAIHLPPQKKLDMKCITNNDRILKVFMYDLPVEFHFELLGWKPQGDSVWPDIRTRIPEYPGGLNLQHSIEYWLTLDLLSSDFASSLNGRSAVRVRNSSEADIIFVPFFSSLSYNRYSKRNPHQKVSKNKELQEKLVEYLTSQEEWNKAGGRDHVILAHHPNSMLDARMKLWPAMFILADFGRYPPNVANVEKDVIAPYKHLIKSFVNDKSDFDSRPTLLYFQGAIYRKDGGLARQELFYLLKDEKDVHFSFGSVLNDGINKASKGMHTSKFCLNIAGDTPSSNRLFDAIASHCVPVIISDEIELPFEDVLDYSEFCIFVRTADAIKEKFLINLIRSIGKEEWTRMWRKLKEVERFYEYQYPSREGDAVQMIWQAISRKVPNFRMKIHRSSRFGRNSEKQVKPKMSIPNNFW; from the exons ATGTCGGATGGGATCACTTCTGGAGCAGGGAATGATGCTTCTGAGAAAGAGTTTAGCCGATTTCTCGTATTCCGGTTGCTAATGGGGGAAAGGAGCCCCTCCTCCCTCGGGATTATATCCCAAAGATCTCTCTTTTGCCTGTTCATGGTCGCGTCGGTTATGTTCATATTGTCTTGGTTCTTCGTCTTGCGTTCTGCCGGTCGCCCACAATTCATCGACCATAGCCTGCTGCCCTCTAACAAGCTTTTTGCAGCCTTGGACGATGGTGATTCTGGTCGGTATGATCTTGACCCTGCAGTTGAAAATGGTACTGTCCCTGTTGATGATAATGTAGAGGAAGCAATCCATTTGCCTCCTCAGAAGAAACTAGATATGAAGTGCATTACCAATAACGATAGAATCCTCAAGGTCTTTATGTATGATTTACCTGTCGAGTTCCATTTCGAGCTATTAGGTTGGAAGCCCCAGGGGGACAGCGTGTGGCCCGATATTCGGACCAGAATCCCCGAGTATCCTGGCGGATTGAACCTGCAGCATAGCATAGAATATTGGCTCACTTTGGACCTTCTTTCCTCGGATTTCGCGAGCTCTTTAAATGGGCGAAGTGCGGTGAGAGTCCGCAACTCTAGTGAGGCCGATATAATCTTTGTCCCATTCTTCTCTTCCTTAAGCTATAACCGGTACTCAAAGAGGAACCCTCATCAGAAGGTGAGCAAGAACAAGGAGTTGCAGGAGAAGTTAGTCGAGTACCTGACATCCCAGGAGGAGTGGAATAAGGCAGGCGGTAGAGACCACGTGATTTTGGCCCACCACCCCAACAGCATGCTGGATGCGAGGATGAAGCTGTGGCCTGCAATGTTTATATTGGCTGATTTCGGGAGGTATCCGCCTAATGTGGCAAATGTGGAGAAGGACGTTATCGCTCCTTATAAGCATCTGATCAAGAGCTTTGTGAATGATaagtctgattttgatagcCGCCCGACTTTGCTGTACTTTCAAGGCGCCATTTATAGAAAAGAT GGTGGGTTGGCTCGGCAAGAGTTGTTTTATCTCCTCAAAGACGAAAAAGATGTGCATTTTTCGTTTGGGAGCGTACTCAATGATGGGATCAACAAGGCCTCAAAGGGCATGCACACCTCGAAATTCTGCCTCAACATAGCAGGCGACACCCCTTCATCGAACCGCCTGTTCGACGCCATAGCCAGTCACTGCGTCCCGGTCATCATAAGTGACGAGATCGAGCTCCCGTTTGAAGACGTCCTCGACTACTCTGAGTTCTGTATCTTTGTAAGGACTGCAGATGCTATAAAGGAAAAGTTCCTCATTAATCTCATCAGAAGTATTGGTAAGGAGGAGTGGACCAGAATGTGGAGGAAGCTGAAGGAGGTCGAGAGGTTCTACGAGTATCAGTACCCATCGAGGGAAGGAGATGCCGTGCAAATGATTTGGCAGGCTATCTCGAGGAAGGTTCCCAATTTTAGGATGAAGATCCACCGATCGAGTCGGTTTGGTCGGAATTCCGAGAAACAGGTAAAACCAAAGATGAGCATTCCCAACAACTTCTGGTGA
- the LOC116194889 gene encoding NADH--cytochrome b5 reductase 1: MEIMDFVESLDIQIILGVAVALVAIGAAAAFLKSNKKPKGVLDPENFKEFKLVKCTQLSHNVAKFTFELPTPTSVLGLPIGQHISCRGKDSQGEEVIKPYTPTTLDSDVGYFELVIKMYPQGRMSHHFREMRVGDYLSVKGPKGRFRYQSGQVRVFGMLAGGSGITPMFQVARAILENPKDKTKVHLIYANVTYEDILLKEELEGLATNYPDQFKVYYVLNQPPEVWDGGVGFVSKEMIQMHCPAPGPGVQILRCGPPPMNKAMGAHLEALGYAPEMQFQF, translated from the exons ATGGAGATCATGGATTTCGTGGAATCCCTCGACATTCAGATCATTCTGGGGGTGGCGGTCGCCCTCGTCGCCATTGGAGCTGCCGCTGCCTTTCTCAAGTCCAACAAGAAGCCCAAAG GTGTCTTGGACCCAGAAAATTTCAAGGAGTTTAAGCTCGTAAAATGCACGCAGTTGAGCCACAATGTTGCAAAGTTCACATTTGAACTTCCAACGCCTACTTCAGTTTTGGGCCTTCCAATTGGTCAGCATATCAGTTGCAG GGGCAAGGATAGCCAAGGCGAAGAGGTTATCAAACCATACACTCCCACCACCTTGGACTCTGATGTTGGGTACTTTGAATTAGTTATTAAG ATGTATCCACAAGGAAGAATGTCACACCATTTCCGTGAGATGCGTGTGGGCGATTATCTTTCTGTAAAGGGACCGAAG GGACGTTTCAGGTATCAATCTGGCCAAGTCAGAGTATTCGGAATGCTTGCTGGAGGATCTGGCATCACACCAATGTTCCAG GTTGCTCGGGCTATTCTGGAGAATCCAAAGGACAAGACAAAGGTGCACCTCATTTATGCCAATGTTACTTATGAGGACATCCTCTTAAAG GAAGAATTGGAAGGCCTTGCCACTAATTATCCCGATCAGTTCAAAGTGTACTATGTACTGAATCAG CCTCCTGAGGTTTGGGATGGTGGAGTTGGATTCGTGTCGAAGGAAATGATTCAGATGCACTGCCCTGCTCCAGGGCCTGGGGTTCAG ATTCTCAGATGCGGTCCACCTCCAATGAACAAGGCCATGGGTGCTCATCTTGAAGCCCTTGGATATGCTCCTGAGATGCAGTTCCAATTCTAA
- the LOC116196810 gene encoding transcription factor MYB56-like, whose amino-acid sequence MSLHRPQTTVSGFNGLQEMNFLPPPEISLSPGTGGRREKESTGGLLMGLEAVNTAVKFSGVQSHTKLCARGHWRPAEDAKLKELVAQFGPQNWNLIAEHLDGRSGKSCRLRWFNQLDPRINKKAFTEEEEEKLLAAHRLYGNKWAMIARLFPGRTDNAVKNHWHVIVARKRREQQHSSVSYRRRLSKPGHLAVSPKAGQDTARACSDSTVTSNVEEPGGGSTSTGLSLTPSSGKAPLLTLSSPNAGSPGSNGANSKVMENVSSYKSPAGPVATSDCSNSEVSAAESVANISMPADQYKMNVPCFIDFLRVGSNC is encoded by the exons ATGAGCCTTCATCGCCCTCAAACCACTGTCAGTGGCTTCAACGGGCTTCAAGAAATGAACTTCTTGCCCCCTCCCGAGATCTCTCTGTCTCCTGGCACCGGCGGCCGCAGAGAAAAAGAATCCACCGGAGGCTTGCTGATGGGACTTGAAGCGGTGAACACTGCGGTGAAATTTAGCGGCGTGCAGAGTCACACCAAGCTCTGCGCGAGGGGCCACTGGAGACCTGCTGAGGACGCCAAGCTCAAGGAGCTGGTCGCCCAGTTCGGCCCCCAGAACTGGAACTTGATCGCAGAGCACCTCGATGGAAGATCAG GGAAGAGCTGCAGACTGAGGTGGTTCAACCAGCTCGACCCGAGAATCAACAAGAAGGCGTTCactgaggaagaagaggagaagctGCTCGCGGCACACCGGCTGTACGGGAACAAATGGGCCATGATCGCGAGGCTGTTTCCTGGGAGGACCGACAACGCCGTGAAGAACCACTGGCACGTGATCGTGGCCCGGAAGCGGAGGGAGCAGCAGCATTCCAGTGTTAGTTACCGGAGGAGACTGAGCAAGCCCGGCCACCTGGCTGTCAGCCCGAAAGCCGGGCAGGATACTGCTCGCGCTTGCAGCGACTCGACTGTCACCAGCAATGTGGAGGAACCGGGTGGTGGCTCGACGTCCACCGGCCTCTCACTCACCCCCTCTTCGGGAAAGGCCCCTCTTTTGACTCTGTCCTCGCCTAACGCAG GGTCGCCAGGAAGTAACGGGGCAAACTCAAAGGTGATGGAAAATGTGAGCTCCTACAAATCCCCAGCTGGGCCAGTGGCGACCTCCGACTGCTCCAACTCGGAGGTCTCCGCAGCCGAATCGGTGGCAAACATCTCCATGCCAGCTGATCAGTATAAGATGAACGTTCCCTGCTTCATCGATTTTCTCCGCGTCGGATCCAACTGCTGA